The Lates calcarifer isolate ASB-BC8 unplaced genomic scaffold, TLL_Latcal_v3 _unitig_1208_quiver_1037, whole genome shotgun sequence DNA window aaacagaaaatgaatcaaagatgttaaaacacagtttctgttgtatttataaACTGTAGATGTTGGATCAGTTGTATCTACAGTTAaatagataaaaagaaaaagaaaaaagaaagtaataaaaaataaagaagatCAATAACAAGCTGAATGATTCTGTACAAATcagacacaaaatattattcaaagtatttttaatatctgtctggaggacatctttaaatgtttacaaGGTCAAAACCAGCATCATGTCACAGATTGTTAAACTCAGGCTTAACTGGATTTCAGACACATGAGACCATATATTCTCCAGTTTCTGCTTGTTTCtcacaaatatatttctgaTTTGCTTTGCAGGATTTATCAAACCAGCACTTCAGATCTGTTGCTCCTCCTTTCTCCCCCATCCTCACACAGTCCTCTCCATCACGATCAATCTCAGTCCAGTTGTCTGGCTCAGTGTTAAACCAAAAACTCAGACTAagagatgaagaacagaaagaagTGGATCAGTAaaaactttgaactttgaacaggaaatggacaaaaatgttttcacaaagaTCAAACCTTGTGTCCAGTGGTGAGTCGTCCACCCACAACCATTCACCCTCTGTCTTTGAGTCTGTCAGTCCGATCCAGAACTTGTCCTCATCATggtccattttttttctcactgttttctccAGGAAACtctgaagaggaaaatgtggaTGAAATTTCCTCTGTGAGACTTTTCTATGCTGAGATGATGAAACGTGATAAAATATGTGAGAACATgaatctgcagcagtgttttatacCTGCTCCTTTCTGCTGTCTATCTTAACCAGGTCTCCTCCTTCACTTTGGCAGAAGCTTCTGCTCTCTTCCCAGGATGAACGGCTGGTGGAGAAATAATAACACTGTCCTCCATGTTGTTTCCAGCATGTTTCACACTTCAGACATGAATCGTCTTTGAAGAGATCACAGCAAAGAAATCACATGTGATTTGGAAACAGCAGTGAAGTTTCACACTTCACTGTGGTGCATGGTTTTGTCTGAGGCTGAGTTTGTCTTAGTCTCTCTGTTAtgaaaaagtattaaaaagaTTTCACTCTCATCAGTCTTGTTACAGGACTgtctgaacagaaaaataactttcAAAAATGTTGAGAAGAATCACAAAGGGAGA harbors:
- the LOC108887124 gene encoding CD209 antigen-like protein E isoform X1; the protein is MPEADVLYSDVKFTRAREKGSETTSLPPDTTYSEVKLSKTQPPTEPRGSQQSAVPNERSKVTSERVALVLLSLLLAAAVIALGVTIHENAQTMKELQKLKKNLTDDSCLKCETCWKQHGGQCYYFSTSRSSWEESRSFCQSEGGDLVKIDSRKEQSFLEKTVRKKMDHDEDKFWIGLTDSKTEGEWLWVDDSPLDTSLSFWFNTEPDNWTEIDRDGEDCVRMGEKGGATDLKCWFDKSCKANQKYICEKQAETGEYMVSCV